One part of the Brevundimonas subvibrioides ATCC 15264 genome encodes these proteins:
- a CDS encoding phage portal protein → MNWQDRLFGRRTPVSETKDSRAGPLIALTAAGRPRWTPRDYGNLAREGFARNAVAYRCVRMIAEACAATPLAVFAGGVRADDHPVARLLRRPNPEQSGAEWLEGLYGALQTAGNAYVEAVSPDRGDEAGPGELWSLRPDRVQVVPGRAGWPEAYEYSVGGRSVRIGREADGWMPVMQLKLWNPTDDHYGFSPLEAAAAAIDVHNASGAWNKALLDNAARPSGALVFRGVDGERLTEAQFALLKAELGEAHAGAGNAGRPMVLEGGLDWKPMSMSPADMDFIAGKHAAAREIALAFGVPPQLLGIPGDATYANYREANAAFWRGTVVPLARKTAGALGGWLGGRFADVRIEPDLDAVPALQPERDALWARLSGAGFLTDEERRRMAGVGA, encoded by the coding sequence ATGAACTGGCAGGATCGGCTGTTCGGCCGGCGAACCCCTGTGTCCGAGACCAAGGACAGCCGCGCGGGGCCGCTGATCGCCCTGACGGCGGCGGGGCGACCGCGGTGGACGCCGCGGGACTATGGCAACCTGGCGCGCGAGGGGTTCGCGCGGAACGCGGTGGCCTATCGCTGCGTGCGGATGATCGCCGAGGCCTGCGCGGCGACGCCCCTGGCGGTGTTCGCGGGCGGGGTCCGCGCCGACGACCATCCGGTGGCCCGTCTGCTGCGCCGGCCCAATCCCGAACAGTCGGGGGCCGAGTGGCTGGAGGGGCTGTACGGGGCGCTGCAGACGGCGGGCAACGCCTATGTCGAGGCGGTCAGCCCGGATCGGGGGGACGAGGCCGGGCCCGGGGAGCTGTGGTCGCTGCGGCCCGATCGGGTGCAGGTGGTGCCCGGGCGGGCGGGGTGGCCCGAAGCCTATGAGTATTCCGTCGGCGGTCGCTCGGTGCGGATCGGGCGCGAGGCCGACGGCTGGATGCCGGTGATGCAGCTGAAGCTGTGGAACCCGACCGACGACCACTACGGGTTTTCGCCCCTCGAGGCGGCGGCTGCGGCCATCGACGTGCACAATGCCTCGGGGGCCTGGAACAAGGCGCTGCTGGACAATGCGGCCCGGCCCTCGGGCGCGCTGGTGTTCAGGGGCGTGGACGGGGAGCGGCTGACCGAGGCGCAGTTCGCCCTGCTGAAGGCCGAGCTGGGCGAGGCGCATGCGGGGGCGGGGAACGCTGGACGGCCCATGGTGCTGGAGGGCGGGCTGGACTGGAAGCCGATGTCGATGAGCCCGGCGGACATGGACTTCATCGCCGGGAAGCATGCGGCGGCGCGCGAGATCGCCCTGGCCTTCGGGGTGCCGCCGCAGCTGCTGGGGATCCCCGGCGACGCGACCTACGCCAACTATCGCGAGGCCAATGCCGCCTTCTGGCGCGGGACGGTGGTGCCGCTGGCCCGAAAGACGGCCGGGGCGCTGGGCGGCTGGCTGGGCGGGCGGTTCGCGGACGTGCGGATCGAGCCGGACCTGGACGCGGTGCCGGCCCTGCAGCCCGAGCGCGACGCCCTGTGGGCACGGCTGTCCGGGGCGGGGTTCCTGACCGACGAGGAACGGCGGCGGATGGCAGGGGTGGGGGCGTGA
- a CDS encoding HK97 family phage prohead protease yields MDPRPSTLTIQGYASLWGVADLNGDVVAKGAFADSLMRTGAGGVGMLHQHESRAVVGVWDEMVEDDRGLFVRGRIADWSAEARYARALSRAGALDGLSIGFRAARARRDGRLRVLSGVELWEVSLVTFPG; encoded by the coding sequence ATGGACCCTCGGCCGTCGACCCTGACCATCCAGGGCTACGCCTCCCTGTGGGGCGTGGCGGACCTGAACGGGGATGTGGTGGCGAAGGGCGCGTTCGCCGACAGCCTGATGCGGACCGGGGCCGGTGGGGTGGGGATGCTGCACCAGCACGAAAGCCGGGCGGTCGTGGGCGTGTGGGACGAGATGGTCGAGGACGACCGCGGCCTGTTCGTGCGGGGCCGGATCGCCGACTGGTCCGCCGAGGCCCGCTATGCCCGGGCGCTGAGCCGGGCCGGGGCGCTGGACGGGCTTTCGATCGGCTTCCGGGCGGCGCGGGCCAGGCGGGACGGGCGGCTGCGGGTGCTGTCGGGCGTGGAGCTGTGGGAGGTGTCGCTTGTGACCTTTCCGGGATAA
- a CDS encoding recombinase family protein, giving the protein MSSSPTAFSYLRFSNPTQAAGDSRRRQTTAAAEYAAAHGLILDDTMRDEGVSAFRGRHREDGALGAFLAKIDADEIAPGSYLLIDSFDRLTRERVTRAIHLLTGIMTRGVVVVTLNDGRRYEDASAGLMELMYALMELSRSHEESREKGRKVGAARARERHRAREDLTPFTPVGPHWLRLEPLRDDAGRRAGGRWVKIPERVAVVQEIFDAKEEGLGYAAICRRLNSRGETTPRPRRDAEGRPTSIWTEATVGELIASRTVLGEYAPHVGHRRAGPRIPDGAPIAGFYPQIITPEQFDRVHTAIALRQNPNAKPRSSEFRNLLIGHVRCRCGGVVGYLASGRLRDGQRSAALRCPNVYRGTCDNRSRLNYGRVEAELLPFLAGLPATESSAPTDAAVALAVAETALIDLERRIGLLVDHLESGQDQRDKSESVGERLRQREGERAALVDRITILKAEAARERAIAAAPDWRARLAQIEAQMQAAEGSALYELRSRLNVLIGQAVPGGFTLDEGYLTARFSTTDPKGGKRKPLYYGAEGGLIRWEMTAGAPDFGQVRVAPGNLVAVQG; this is encoded by the coding sequence ATGAGCTCATCTCCGACGGCATTCAGTTATCTGCGGTTCTCCAACCCTACGCAGGCGGCGGGGGACTCGAGGCGTCGGCAGACCACCGCCGCCGCAGAGTACGCCGCAGCCCACGGCCTGATCCTCGACGACACGATGCGCGACGAAGGCGTCAGCGCATTCAGGGGGCGCCATAGGGAGGACGGTGCCCTAGGGGCGTTCCTGGCGAAGATCGATGCCGACGAGATCGCTCCCGGCTCCTACCTGTTGATCGACAGCTTCGATCGTTTGACGCGTGAGCGCGTCACTCGGGCCATCCACCTACTTACGGGTATCATGACGCGAGGCGTCGTCGTGGTGACCCTCAACGATGGCCGGCGCTACGAGGACGCCTCCGCCGGCCTTATGGAGCTCATGTACGCGCTCATGGAACTTAGTAGGAGCCATGAGGAGAGCCGAGAGAAAGGCCGGAAGGTCGGCGCGGCCCGAGCGCGGGAGCGTCACCGCGCCCGCGAGGACCTCACGCCGTTCACACCAGTTGGACCACATTGGCTGCGCCTGGAGCCGCTTCGCGACGACGCCGGCCGGCGGGCAGGTGGTCGCTGGGTCAAGATACCTGAGCGTGTTGCGGTGGTGCAGGAGATATTTGACGCCAAGGAGGAAGGCCTGGGCTATGCCGCCATCTGTCGCCGGCTGAACTCGCGCGGCGAAACTACACCGCGTCCACGGCGCGATGCAGAGGGCCGTCCGACCAGCATCTGGACCGAGGCCACCGTGGGCGAGTTGATCGCAAGCCGAACGGTTCTTGGCGAGTATGCGCCACACGTCGGACACCGTAGAGCGGGCCCACGAATTCCAGATGGCGCGCCGATTGCGGGGTTCTACCCGCAGATTATCACGCCTGAGCAGTTCGACCGGGTGCACACCGCCATCGCTCTGCGTCAGAACCCGAACGCCAAACCGCGATCATCTGAGTTCCGAAACCTGCTGATTGGCCACGTTCGTTGTCGTTGTGGCGGAGTTGTCGGCTATCTGGCGTCGGGTCGCCTGCGAGACGGGCAGCGATCCGCCGCACTGCGTTGTCCGAACGTCTATCGGGGCACTTGCGATAACCGTAGTCGGCTGAACTATGGAAGGGTCGAGGCGGAACTGCTGCCGTTTCTGGCGGGGTTGCCAGCGACTGAGTCATCAGCGCCCACGGACGCGGCGGTGGCTCTAGCCGTAGCAGAAACCGCTCTTATAGACCTTGAACGCCGGATCGGCCTCCTGGTGGATCACCTAGAAAGCGGACAGGACCAGCGAGATAAGAGCGAGAGCGTCGGAGAACGTCTACGCCAGCGCGAGGGCGAGCGGGCTGCGTTGGTTGACAGGATAACGATCCTGAAGGCCGAGGCGGCGCGCGAGCGGGCTATTGCAGCGGCTCCGGACTGGCGCGCCCGACTGGCGCAGATTGAAGCCCAGATGCAGGCCGCTGAAGGCAGCGCACTATACGAGTTGCGTTCGCGTCTGAACGTCCTGATCGGACAGGCCGTGCCCGGTGGATTCACCCTGGACGAGGGGTATCTCACGGCTCGTTTCTCAACCACCGATCCTAAAGGCGGGAAGAGGAAGCCTCTCTACTATGGTGCCGAGGGCGGTCTGATCCGGTGGGAGATGACAGCCGGCGCGCCCGACTTCGGTCAGGTGCGGGTCGCGCCCGGCAATCTGGTCGCGGTCCAGGGATAG
- a CDS encoding bifunctional DNA primase/polymerase, which yields MAPTMSSPCAYRRTLATLAAPSSLRGRLRAFAMSGGGGRAPNNWKRRASDSPAAFAAWARSYPHADLALRTGVSTGLVVVQADDDDALAAAEEAFGALPAATVRSLSREGRLRLWMRVPAGLRSLPTCLDIAPGVRLLADGAYARLSAWTQPPDDDRFDFMLISPTWVVAVQAAAQAAAASPTPTVRRFH from the coding sequence ATGGCGCCGACGATGTCGTCGCCCTGTGCGTATCGCCGGACGCTGGCGACGCTTGCGGCACCTTCGTCTCTCCGTGGCCGTCTGCGGGCGTTTGCGATGTCAGGCGGCGGCGGGCGGGCTCCGAACAACTGGAAGCGCCGCGCGTCCGATTCGCCTGCCGCGTTCGCCGCATGGGCGCGGTCATATCCCCATGCGGACCTCGCGCTGCGCACTGGCGTCAGCACCGGTCTGGTGGTCGTTCAGGCCGACGATGACGACGCTCTCGCGGCCGCAGAGGAGGCGTTCGGAGCGCTCCCCGCCGCGACGGTGCGCAGTCTGTCGCGCGAGGGCCGCCTGCGCCTGTGGATGCGTGTCCCTGCGGGCCTGCGCAGCCTTCCGACGTGCCTCGACATCGCGCCCGGCGTCCGCCTTCTCGCCGATGGTGCCTACGCCCGCCTTAGCGCCTGGACGCAGCCCCCGGACGATGACCGCTTCGACTTCATGCTGATCAGCCCGACGTGGGTCGTCGCCGTACAGGCGGCTGCGCAGGCCGCCGCCGCATCGCCAACGCCTACCGTTCGCCGGTTCCACTAA
- a CDS encoding primase-helicase family protein, translating to MTYNNNTGIESPLLKIRDSHPKLFREIAGSQQKAMQYANGRIAQLKDHGKVRFIDETDRDVMLYHKDDMATIMAHESVLLLAYELQNGKRVPVAKSVPLFRWWCAQSDRRQYTEKVFLPFRPGGQALGLPDGALNLFKGFTTKTAFGGDYSKFKEHVNQNLAGGNVELSEWMWDFMADIFLNPTKRPPVMLILRGSKGSGKSTFSNVLARLIGEQYCPVIDSAQGLTGRFAGQTFSRAMLLVVEEAYFAGDLASEARLKSLVTSPRLPVEEKHGATTMQPAYFRICMTANAEHVVPSGPGERRFAVADVADHRKGDSEFFADMWKELEAGGFKTLLLDLLKRDLTKRDWSKPPVTRGLADQVRLSLKPDERWWSSILTTGVIPFTHAPAGTAEGADAEWNLDSPFTVERAHLLASLQQAAGRTFGGPTSPEGLGRFLRKALAGEALESIKVTVPFRGRVNCYRLPPRREALALMMKAHPGLELVPEAEAFDAEADAPAAKPPVIGPADVYDLVAHRAANAVSLPI from the coding sequence ATGACCTACAATAATAACACGGGAATCGAGTCCCCGCTACTAAAGATTCGCGACAGCCATCCCAAGCTTTTTCGTGAGATCGCTGGTTCACAACAGAAGGCCATGCAGTATGCAAACGGCCGAATTGCTCAGCTTAAGGATCACGGTAAGGTCCGTTTCATCGACGAGACCGACCGCGATGTAATGCTCTACCATAAGGACGACATGGCGACTATCATGGCGCATGAGTCTGTTTTGCTTCTGGCGTACGAACTTCAGAATGGCAAGCGCGTCCCGGTGGCAAAGTCGGTTCCGCTGTTCCGCTGGTGGTGCGCACAGTCAGACCGTCGCCAGTATACGGAGAAGGTTTTCCTCCCCTTCCGTCCCGGTGGTCAGGCTCTCGGCCTTCCAGATGGCGCTCTGAACCTGTTCAAGGGCTTCACGACCAAGACGGCATTCGGCGGCGACTACAGTAAGTTCAAGGAACACGTGAACCAGAATCTTGCCGGCGGTAACGTGGAACTTTCGGAATGGATGTGGGACTTCATGGCCGACATCTTCCTGAACCCGACGAAGCGCCCGCCCGTGATGCTGATCCTTCGCGGGAGCAAGGGTTCGGGCAAGAGCACGTTCTCTAACGTGCTGGCGCGGCTGATCGGAGAGCAATACTGTCCCGTCATCGACTCCGCACAAGGCCTGACGGGCCGCTTCGCAGGTCAGACCTTCTCTCGCGCCATGCTGCTGGTGGTCGAAGAAGCCTACTTCGCAGGCGACCTAGCATCCGAGGCGCGTCTCAAGTCCCTTGTCACTTCGCCACGACTCCCGGTTGAGGAGAAGCACGGCGCAACGACCATGCAGCCGGCGTACTTCCGCATCTGCATGACGGCTAATGCTGAGCATGTCGTGCCAAGCGGCCCTGGCGAACGTCGCTTCGCCGTCGCTGATGTTGCCGACCACCGGAAGGGCGATAGCGAGTTCTTCGCCGACATGTGGAAGGAACTTGAGGCGGGGGGGTTCAAGACTCTCCTCCTGGACCTTCTGAAGCGTGACCTGACGAAGCGCGACTGGTCTAAGCCGCCTGTGACCCGTGGCCTCGCCGATCAGGTGCGCCTGTCACTGAAGCCGGATGAGCGGTGGTGGTCGTCGATCCTGACCACGGGCGTGATCCCCTTCACCCACGCACCGGCCGGCACCGCCGAGGGCGCAGACGCCGAGTGGAACCTCGATTCGCCGTTCACCGTCGAGCGCGCGCATCTGCTGGCGTCGCTCCAGCAGGCGGCAGGGCGGACCTTCGGCGGCCCCACGTCGCCCGAGGGGCTGGGGCGCTTCCTCCGCAAGGCCCTCGCTGGTGAGGCCCTGGAATCGATTAAGGTGACGGTGCCGTTCCGTGGCCGTGTGAACTGCTATCGCCTGCCGCCGCGACGCGAGGCGCTGGCGCTGATGATGAAGGCGCACCCCGGCCTTGAGCTGGTGCCGGAAGCTGAGGCCTTCGACGCAGAGGCCGACGCGCCCGCCGCCAAGCCGCCGGTGATCGGCCCGGCTGACGTCTACGACCTTGTCGCGCACCGCGCCGCCAACGCGGTGTCCCTGCCGATCTAG
- a CDS encoding recombinase family protein, with translation MSEIVGYGRTSTQDQQAGLADQIAELERAGATQVFSEQVSAVDAARPQLAEALNYCRKGDTFVVTKPDRLARSTADLLQIVSNLKARGVTVRILSMDIDTSTATGELMLTLLAAVGKFERELMLERQRAGIAAAKAAGRYKGRAPTALKQAGEVRRLKAEGAKPAAIARDLGIGRASVYRILADAEPAPS, from the coding sequence ATGTCCGAGATCGTCGGCTATGGCCGCACCAGCACCCAAGACCAGCAAGCGGGTCTCGCCGATCAGATTGCAGAACTTGAGCGCGCCGGGGCCACTCAGGTCTTCTCCGAACAAGTTTCGGCGGTAGATGCCGCCCGGCCTCAGCTAGCCGAGGCCCTCAATTACTGCCGTAAAGGCGATACGTTTGTGGTTACGAAGCCTGACCGTCTGGCGCGCTCTACGGCAGACCTCTTGCAGATCGTCAGCAACCTCAAGGCGCGCGGCGTGACAGTGCGGATACTGTCGATGGACATAGACACTTCCACGGCAACCGGCGAACTCATGTTGACCCTGCTAGCGGCCGTGGGGAAGTTCGAGCGCGAACTCATGCTCGAACGCCAACGTGCCGGTATTGCAGCCGCTAAGGCGGCTGGGCGCTACAAGGGCCGCGCGCCGACTGCGCTTAAGCAGGCCGGCGAGGTTCGCCGTCTGAAGGCGGAAGGTGCGAAGCCCGCCGCCATTGCCCGAGACCTTGGGATCGGCAGGGCTTCGGTCTATCGCATCCTGGCGGATGCCGAACCGGCTCCGTCATGA
- a CDS encoding DUF262 domain-containing protein, translating to MVNQEVLSRQLRTDAVDFSFGEIVNLHNDREIIISPEYQRLFRWSDEQKSRLIESILVELPIPPIFLIEGEDGILELIDGLQRVSSVIQFLSPADIGKDPLILAGCDLIPQLNGKCFDDLSLTDRLRIKRTAIRAVIIRKSGEELVKYELFKRLNTGGALLSPQEIRNCSSRMIAGGEEFYRTIQGLAAYPSFQAAIDRLPDAYKAQKGDEELVLRFFAVKNFKDGYKGNVEEWLDAYMEQVIFGRMAFDTAAETQSFQDVFDFIAANFGRDAFARTKNGEGTGRLAPAYFEAAVGGTLRSLPGAAAFDADELKRRLYGVYASEAFKEVTGPGANTIPKLNGRIDLVAAALA from the coding sequence ATGGTCAATCAGGAAGTTCTGAGTCGGCAACTGCGGACGGATGCAGTCGATTTTTCATTCGGCGAGATCGTAAATCTGCATAATGACCGGGAGATCATCATCTCCCCCGAATATCAGAGGTTATTTCGCTGGAGCGATGAGCAAAAGTCTCGGTTGATTGAGTCAATTTTAGTTGAACTCCCCATCCCGCCAATCTTTCTTATCGAGGGAGAGGACGGGATACTAGAACTTATTGACGGTCTTCAGCGCGTAAGTTCTGTTATACAATTCCTAAGCCCGGCAGACATAGGCAAAGACCCGCTTATTCTCGCAGGATGTGATCTTATACCTCAATTGAATGGAAAGTGTTTTGACGACCTTTCGCTGACTGATCGACTTCGGATTAAGAGGACTGCTATACGAGCGGTGATCATAAGAAAGTCCGGCGAAGAACTTGTAAAGTATGAGCTGTTCAAGCGTCTGAACACCGGAGGCGCGCTTCTTTCTCCTCAGGAAATCAGAAATTGCTCATCTAGAATGATCGCTGGCGGGGAAGAATTCTATAGAACAATTCAGGGATTAGCAGCCTATCCCTCTTTCCAAGCAGCGATCGACAGGCTTCCAGATGCCTATAAGGCACAGAAGGGCGATGAGGAGTTGGTTCTCCGGTTCTTCGCAGTGAAGAACTTTAAAGATGGATATAAGGGTAACGTCGAGGAGTGGCTCGACGCCTATATGGAACAGGTAATTTTTGGCAGGATGGCCTTTGATACTGCCGCCGAAACACAGTCATTCCAAGATGTCTTTGATTTTATAGCTGCAAATTTTGGTAGAGATGCTTTTGCTCGGACCAAGAACGGCGAAGGAACAGGACGGCTCGCTCCGGCGTATTTCGAAGCAGCTGTCGGCGGGACGCTGCGCTCACTACCTGGAGCCGCTGCTTTTGATGCTGACGAGCTGAAGCGGCGCCTTTACGGCGTCTATGCCTCTGAGGCGTTCAAGGAAGTAACGGGGCCCGGAGCTAACACAATACCTAAGTTGAACGGTCGGATCGATCTCGTAGCTGCCGCCTTGGCGTAG
- a CDS encoding MAE_28990/MAE_18760 family HEPN-like nuclease has product MALTVAQLSSQIEADLDWRHAELAVFRDLLTRDAGTGIRRRVLFRGAWAILYAHYEGFCKYSLQLMAEFLQGLPDCASLPHSTFLFVHDKSMRQAKSMATAEAYEFFRVTVEALRQAPPPVGIVETKSNLWPDLLQNILSDLDLQSYDVVPSPVLIKTLVARRNDIAHGQKVFIKDLTYYREYEDATSALMYELALAIVDRASKY; this is encoded by the coding sequence ATGGCTCTGACTGTCGCCCAACTCTCCAGCCAGATCGAAGCAGATTTGGATTGGCGTCATGCTGAGTTGGCCGTGTTCCGGGATTTGCTCACGCGTGATGCCGGAACTGGCATTCGCCGTCGCGTGCTATTCCGGGGCGCATGGGCGATCCTATACGCGCACTATGAAGGATTCTGTAAGTATTCCCTTCAGCTGATGGCTGAATTCCTTCAGGGACTTCCCGACTGTGCTTCGCTTCCTCACAGTACTTTTCTCTTTGTTCATGATAAAAGTATGCGACAGGCCAAATCTATGGCTACTGCCGAGGCATATGAATTCTTTCGAGTAACCGTAGAGGCCTTAAGGCAGGCCCCGCCTCCTGTGGGTATCGTCGAGACAAAAAGTAACCTGTGGCCCGATTTGCTACAGAATATTCTTAGTGATCTTGATCTTCAATCTTACGACGTCGTGCCAAGTCCAGTTTTAATTAAGACCCTGGTCGCTCGTCGAAATGATATTGCTCATGGGCAGAAGGTGTTCATCAAAGACCTCACCTATTACCGGGAGTATGAGGACGCCACTAGTGCACTTATGTATGAACTTGCCCTTGCTATTGTCGACAGAGCGTCAAAATACTAA
- a CDS encoding TDT family transporter, translating to MVHDTHARDVAFGLHPFANLQSPAEVVRQFTPNWFAATMGTGILALALNQLPVTIPGVKIVAEGLWLFNIGLFVLFSGLYAARWIFFFDGARRIFGHSVVSMFFGCIPMGLATIINGLMAFGLARWGDGVAPWAETLWWIDVAMAVACGIAIPFMMFTRQTHTIDQMTAVWLLPVVAAEVAAVTGGLIAPHLADPSSALDVLVVSYGLWALSVPLAMSILVILVLRMAVHKLPHASMAASSWLSLGPIGTGALGMLVLGQAAPAIFAANGLGQYGDAARGIGLIGGLLLWAYGLWWAAMAVLITLRYLRQGLPFNLGWWGYTFPLGVFSVATLKLGTLLPIAAFNILGLGLVGALLVLWLVVGARTLRGAWRGDLFVAPCLLDAASRDIPCERSAPPA from the coding sequence ATGGTTCACGACACCCACGCCCGCGACGTCGCCTTCGGCCTTCATCCGTTCGCAAATCTGCAGTCCCCTGCCGAGGTCGTGCGTCAATTCACGCCGAACTGGTTCGCCGCCACCATGGGAACCGGGATACTGGCGCTGGCGCTGAACCAGCTGCCCGTCACGATCCCCGGCGTGAAGATCGTGGCGGAGGGGCTGTGGCTGTTCAACATCGGACTTTTCGTCCTGTTCAGCGGTCTCTATGCGGCCCGCTGGATCTTCTTCTTCGACGGCGCGCGACGGATTTTCGGCCACTCGGTGGTGTCTATGTTCTTCGGCTGCATCCCCATGGGGCTGGCGACGATCATCAACGGGCTGATGGCGTTCGGCCTGGCGCGCTGGGGCGACGGGGTCGCGCCCTGGGCCGAAACCCTGTGGTGGATCGACGTGGCAATGGCCGTCGCCTGCGGGATCGCCATCCCCTTCATGATGTTCACGCGCCAAACCCATACGATCGACCAGATGACCGCCGTCTGGCTCCTGCCCGTCGTCGCAGCAGAGGTCGCCGCCGTGACGGGAGGGTTGATCGCGCCGCATCTGGCCGATCCTTCTTCGGCGCTGGATGTGCTGGTGGTCAGCTATGGCTTGTGGGCCCTGTCGGTGCCGCTGGCGATGAGCATACTGGTCATCCTGGTGCTGCGCATGGCCGTCCACAAACTGCCGCACGCCAGCATGGCGGCATCCAGCTGGCTGTCTTTGGGTCCAATCGGGACCGGCGCTCTGGGGATGCTGGTGCTGGGTCAGGCCGCGCCCGCCATCTTCGCCGCAAACGGCCTTGGCCAGTATGGCGACGCTGCGCGCGGGATCGGGCTGATCGGCGGACTTCTGTTGTGGGCATATGGCCTGTGGTGGGCGGCGATGGCCGTCCTGATTACCCTGCGCTACCTGCGCCAGGGTCTGCCGTTCAACCTGGGTTGGTGGGGCTACACATTCCCACTGGGCGTCTTCTCCGTCGCGACCCTGAAGCTGGGGACGCTGCTGCCGATTGCGGCCTTCAACATCCTCGGCCTCGGACTGGTCGGGGCGCTGTTGGTTCTCTGGCTCGTCGTCGGCGCTCGAACCCTGCGCGGCGCCTGGAGAGGCGACCTGTTCGTCGCGCCCTGCCTGTTGGACGCCGCCTCGCGAGACATTCCCTGCGAACGGTCGGCGCCTCCGGCTTGA
- a CDS encoding LysR substrate-binding domain-containing protein, giving the protein MTLDQLRIFVAVAERQHVTRAAEALNLTQSAVSSAITTLEGRHGVALFDRVGRSIVLNAAGQVFLEEARAVIARASAAEDALDDLGALKRGRLSIQASQTIAGWWLPARLADFHARHPGIRIDVAIGNTRDVAQAVIDGRAELGLVEGEVDEAVLTRTVLDHDELVLVVAADHPMAQDGAGPPDLKTLSWVLREPGSGTRSAFEAALAERCLTVEDLDISMTLPGNEAVAAAVAAGVGATVVSRTVVAARLRSGELALLPLDLPARPFWLLRHKQRYRSKAGETFLGLLPTS; this is encoded by the coding sequence ATGACGCTCGACCAGCTCCGCATCTTTGTCGCTGTCGCCGAGCGGCAGCACGTCACCCGCGCGGCCGAGGCTTTGAACCTCACCCAGTCGGCCGTCAGTTCGGCGATCACTACGCTGGAGGGGCGGCATGGCGTGGCCCTGTTCGACCGCGTCGGCCGCAGCATCGTCCTGAACGCGGCGGGACAGGTCTTTTTGGAAGAAGCGCGCGCCGTCATCGCTCGCGCCTCGGCGGCAGAGGATGCGCTGGATGATCTCGGCGCGCTGAAGCGGGGCCGGCTGTCGATCCAGGCGAGCCAGACCATCGCCGGCTGGTGGCTTCCCGCCCGTCTGGCAGACTTCCACGCTCGACATCCCGGCATCCGCATCGACGTCGCCATCGGCAATACCCGGGACGTGGCCCAGGCCGTCATCGACGGACGGGCGGAACTGGGGCTGGTCGAGGGCGAGGTGGACGAAGCGGTCCTGACACGCACGGTTCTGGATCACGATGAACTGGTGCTGGTCGTCGCCGCCGATCATCCCATGGCCCAGGACGGCGCCGGTCCGCCCGACCTCAAGACCCTGTCCTGGGTCCTGCGCGAGCCCGGCTCGGGCACCCGTTCGGCCTTTGAGGCGGCTCTGGCCGAACGCTGCCTGACGGTAGAAGATTTGGACATCTCCATGACGCTGCCGGGCAACGAAGCGGTGGCCGCCGCCGTCGCGGCTGGTGTCGGGGCGACCGTCGTATCGCGAACGGTCGTCGCCGCCCGATTGCGCTCAGGCGAGCTGGCGTTATTGCCGCTCGATCTGCCCGCGCGCCCTTTCTGGCTGCTACGCCACAAACAGAGATATCGGTCAAAGGCGGGCGAGACCTTTCTTGGCCTGCTCCCGACCTCTTGA
- the copM gene encoding CopM family metallochaperone, with protein sequence MLPLGDSDKDAELVERHIGSLRRPPVQAQGSFDGDERSERNFALAAGVNGVQDQAIMDDRRMTSPLKLIALMAGSALAGAVLMAFAQAPRSPFNTEMAEAMSRMHAAMMIAPIGDPDRDFAAMMIPHHQGAVDMARIELAYGKDEPMRRLAQGIIVEQTQEIALMQGFLDRSATRPTPNAPAAPHIGH encoded by the coding sequence GTGCTGCCGCTCGGCGACAGCGACAAAGATGCGGAGCTGGTCGAGCGTCATATCGGAAGCCTAAGGCGTCCGCCGGTCCAAGCACAGGGATCGTTCGATGGCGACGAACGTTCCGAGCGGAACTTCGCGTTGGCGGCGGGCGTGAACGGCGTCCAGGATCAAGCGATCATGGATGACCGCCGCATGACCTCACCGCTGAAACTCATTGCGCTCATGGCCGGATCAGCCCTCGCCGGGGCTGTGCTTATGGCCTTCGCCCAGGCACCCCGCTCCCCCTTCAATACGGAAATGGCCGAGGCCATGTCGCGCATGCACGCCGCGATGATGATCGCGCCGATCGGCGATCCCGACCGGGACTTCGCCGCCATGATGATCCCCCATCATCAGGGCGCGGTGGACATGGCGCGGATCGAACTCGCCTACGGCAAGGACGAGCCGATGCGCCGTCTGGCCCAGGGGATCATCGTCGAACAGACCCAGGAGATCGCCTTAATGCAAGGCTTCCTCGACCGCTCGGCCACCCGCCCGACGCCCAACGCGCCCGCCGCACCTCATATCGGACACTGA